The DNA window AGTACCGCCTGGATCGCTTCGCTGACGCGGTTGTAATCGGAGACTTCGCTTTCGAGTTGCTTGCGCCCGGCGGCCGTCAATTCATAGAAACGGACTTTGCGGTTGGTGTCGGAGATGCCCCAGTCTGCACTCGCCCAACCTTTCAGCAAGAGCTTCTGCAAGGCGGGATAGAGCGAGCCTTCTTCAACGGAGAGGATTTCGGAAGAGAGCAGATGAATGCGCTGGGCGATCGCATAACCGTGGAGGGGACCGGACTGGAGGACACGCAGGATCAGGAGGAGGAGGGCGCCCGAAGGCATCTCAGCTTTAGGCATAGTCTTGCTATGGGTATGGTAGCTATGCTTGCTTAAAAAGTCAAACCCCAGGAACCGGTTGGTCCCTGGGGTTTTGAGGTGAGTTTTGTTTGGATTAGAACTCGTAGCGGAGAGCGAACTGCATGACGCGGGGTTCCGACGTCGCGCTGAACTGACCGAAGGTGGAGGGCACCTGGAGGTTCAAAGTCATCGTCGTGAAGTTCACGTTGTTGAAGGCATTGAAAGCTTCGGCGCGGAACTGGAGCGAGTGGCCTTCGAAAGGCAGCTTGAAGCGCTTACCAGCCGCGATGTCGAAGGTGGTGCTACCGGCGCCACGGACCAGACCGCGCTCGCCGCTGGTACCGGGATACTGGCCCATGAAGCCAGCCATCGCGGTGGTGGTGTTGGCAAACATTGCCGGGATGCCGTTCTGGTTGTAGGTGACACCCTGCGAGGCCTGAGCCACCCCCGGCCGCTTGACGGCAAGGGCAGAGTTCAGGTAGTTGGTCGGATAGATCCCGCCGTTGGTGACGTCCTGCGGCAAGCCGGAGCGCATCCGGCCCAGCAGAGAGATCTGCCAGCCGCCTACGACCTGATCGAGCCAGGGGTTGGAGGTGTTCAGGAAGGTCTTGCCCTTGCCGAACGGAAGCTCGACGACGGTGTTCATCGTGAGGTTGTGGCGGATGTCGAAGGCAGCGACGCCATAGGAGCCCTTGGGGTTGAAGGCATCCTGGATGATGCTGCCACCAGCACCGCTGGTAGCGTCGCCGATGTTGCCTTCGTTACCGGAGGCGTAGTCAAAGGCGTGGGACAGGGTGTAGTTGAAGTCAAAGCCCCAGCCATGGTCGAGAGGGCGGCGGATGGTGAGGTTGCCCGCGTGGTAGCTGGCGTTCGAGGCGTTGGTCCAGACGGTCATGCCAGCCGCCTGATTGGCGAAGAAGGTGTTGCAACCAGGGGCCGAAATGCAAGTGCCGTCCTTCTGGCGGAGACGATCCATGTCGTTGAGGGCATCCAGATCGCTGCCACTGTAGGTGCCGTATACGGAGTTGAAGTAGTTGGCCGTGGCGCTGCCGGCGAAGGTGTAGTCCTTGGCCTTGGCGAACATGTTCTCAATGAAGGGAACGGTTCCGACGATGGAGGGGTTTGCTTTGACCTGTGCAGGCGTGATGCCCTTGAGGTACATGTCGTAGAGGACGCCGCTGGCCTGGGTCCAGGTTTGACCGGACTTCTGGTCCTTGTAGTTGGTGAGGGGCTGCGAGTAGTCCTGGCGCAGGAGGCCCTTTCGAGAAAGACGACCGATGTAGCCGACTTCGACAATCAGGTTGCTCTTCAGCGGACGCGTGTAGGACAGGTTGAGCGGAATCGAATAAGGAGCAACGAGATTTGGGCTCACTCCCGTGAAGGAGGTGAAGCCACCCACGATGGTAGGAGGCGTGAAAGGAACGCCACCAGTGCTGGGAGCGGCCAAGGTGGGCAGGCTGCTGGCCGAGCCGTTGTAGCGGACGGAGGTGGTGAAGTTGGTGTTGGCCAACTGGGTCATCTGCGTCGCCAGACCGGGAGAACCGCTGTTGGCGAAGTTGA is part of the Bryobacter aggregatus MPL3 genome and encodes:
- a CDS encoding PadR family transcriptional regulator translates to MPKAEMPSGALLLLILRVLQSGPLHGYAIAQRIHLLSSEILSVEEGSLYPALQKLLLKGWASADWGISDTNRKVRFYELTAAGRKQLESEVSDYNRVSEAIQAVLKNA